GGAGGTGGAGCGGGCGCGCGCCGTGTTCGCCATCGCCTTTGGCAGCTGCTCCTTCGACGAGCCGCGGCAAGGGCTCCGCGATCTCGGCCTCCTGGGCTGAGCGACGCCCCGACATCGCGGAGAGGGCGACATGGATCCCACCAACGATCCCGGGCTGAGGTCGTTCGTCGACGTCCCTGAGGGCTCCGACTTCCCGATCCAGAACCTGCCCTACGGCGTCTTCCGGCCGCGTGAAGGCGGGCCGGCCCGCCCGGGGGCGCGGATCGGCGATCTCGTCCTCGACCTCCGCGGGCTGGAGGAGGCCGGCGGGTTCGACCGGTGCGCGCACCTGCCGAGGGGCACGTTCGCCGCGACGGACCTCAACGGGTTCCTCGCCCTGGGCCGCCCGGCCTGGCGGGAGGCGCGCGAAACGCTCTCGCGCCTGCTGCGCGCCGGCGAGCCCCGGTCCGCGGGCGATGGCGCGCTCCGCGAGAGGCTGCTCGTGCCGGTGGCGGGCATCGAGGCGCTCCTTCCCGCGCGGATCGGCGACTACACCGATTTCTACTCGTCGAAGGAGCACGCCACCAACGTCGGGATCATGCTCCGGGGAAAGGACAACGCCCTGATGCCGAACTGGGTGCACCTCCCCGTCGCGTACCACGGCCGCGCGAGCTCCGTCGTCCCCAGCGGGACCCCCGTGAGGCGGCCGCGCGGGCAGGTCAAGCCGGACGACGCGACGGTGCCGCTTCTCCTTCCGACCCGGCAGCTGGATTTCGAGCTGGAGGTGGGCTTCCTGGTCGGTCCGGGGAACGACCTGGGGCGTCCGATCCCGGTAGCCGAGGCCCGCGCCCACGTGCTCGGTCTCGTCCTCGTGGACGACTGGTCCGCGCGCGACGTCCAGCGATGGGAGTACCAGCCGCTCGGCCCGTTCAACTCCAAGAACTTCGCGACGACGATCTCGCCGTGGATCGTGACGCTGGACGCCCTCGAGCCGTTCCGCTGCGCGGGGCCGCGGCAGGATCCGGAGCCGCTGCCGTACCTGCGCGAGGATTCCGACGGCGCGTACGACATAAGGCTCGAGGTGCGCCTCGGATCGAGGG
This is a stretch of genomic DNA from Terriglobia bacterium. It encodes these proteins:
- the fahA gene encoding fumarylacetoacetase gives rise to the protein MDPTNDPGLRSFVDVPEGSDFPIQNLPYGVFRPREGGPARPGARIGDLVLDLRGLEEAGGFDRCAHLPRGTFAATDLNGFLALGRPAWREARETLSRLLRAGEPRSAGDGALRERLLVPVAGIEALLPARIGDYTDFYSSKEHATNVGIMLRGKDNALMPNWVHLPVAYHGRASSVVPSGTPVRRPRGQVKPDDATVPLLLPTRQLDFELEVGFLVGPGNDLGRPIPVAEARAHVLGLVLVDDWSARDVQRWEYQPLGPFNSKNFATTISPWIVTLDALEPFRCAGPRQDPEPLPYLREDSDGAYDIRLEVRLGSREMEAPATICRSNTRYLYWSIAQQLAHHTITGCNVRPGDLMASGTISGPDEGSRGSLLELAWRGTKPISLGGGGARTFLEDGDTVEIAGGCEGNGYRIGFGECRGTVLPALE